The genomic interval CTATACAGCTAAGGAGCACATCGGTGCTTTTGGCTACGGCATTGATCCCAGGCTGTACTTCCAGTTGTTAATTCATTATGGCTTCCAGGTTTCCTTCAGAATCCCCCCTGGTTCTCCAGAATAGGATCTTCTGTCCCCCAACTGTTGCATACACCTGTTGTTCCTAGATCCTTTTGTCATTTCATAAAAGCATTgggtggaagggacctccaaaAGTTTTTAGCCTaccctcctgctcagagcagggcatGGAGCTGTTTCCCCTTGTTATCATCTGCCCCTGTCGAGAAGAGTTGGtaatttttttgacaaaaagagtttgtcatttttttaacaaacaccCCTTCCAGTTGTCGTAGGCTGCAATTAGATCAGCCTGAACAAGCCTGAGCTCATCAGCCTCTCCTCGTGGTACTGCTTGCTTCTGCCTATTTTACCAAGCAGCCTGGAACATTGTGTATTTGAATGGGTTATATATTTTTAGTGATCTAAAAACCACTGGGAGACTGTATGTTGTGATCACTGTATGTTGTACAACGCATAGTCTAAGTTAATAGCTGAGGTTACCTCTGTAACCGGTGGAGTGAGGTACTTCCAGAAGGTGATTCATTCCACCTGGAATGGTGTAAGCCACCCTCTAATGGTATCGGCTTCTGACAGCACAGGGAAGTTTGTCAACAGTATTTGGCTAAAGTGAAGAAAGGTGACATGAATGCCATATTTagtgtttggtttgctttgttgtATAGTGCTCCCCAAACATTTGATCGTTTGCCAACTTGACgagagttatttttttctgcaagttgtTGACAAAAAATAACTAATAGATGCAAGAATGATCCTTGTAAGCAATTAAAAACTCATCCACTTGGTGTCTTGTTTATgatgaaatcttaaaaattgCCATTTAACTAGTTACTAATCTTGTGCACTTGTAGCAGGCTGGCCCTGCAGGTTGTTGGTTGAATTCTTGTGTAACACTAAGTCACCTGCATTGAAGAAGTCTGTATTGGCTGGTAGCATGCAAGTAACTACCCACTAAATTTGTGATCTCAATAACAAGCTAGTTCAACCAGACCCCTTTTTGAGACTGTTTCTGAAGATTTATTGATTTATTGCAGGCACCAGGTTCTCCGAATCAAGACAAGGAACGAAGAGGAGGTTAAGAAGTTACAACTTTTGGACTCACTGGAACACCTTGAGGTGTGTTATTACCACGGAGgtcttattttttaacatttcagacTGGGGTAGGACTTATCAGGGTAGGACTTTGCATCGCATTTGAAAGGTTCGTACTATACTGTGGCAGCTGCCATAAATACATTTACTGTCTCAATACTTGGTGTTTGATCTGAAAGTTCTAGTACCAGCTTAGTATTCAGGAGTGCCtgcattcatattttcttcttactggGTTTACAATCATATTTGAACTGATCTGCTCTTAAACTTAGCATCAAAAAGCTTGTCTTTAAAGTGGGGATGCTAATGTTTTTGTACTTGTCTCCCAGCGTTGTGGGAGGAATTTATTAGTTAGTCTATGCTGTACTGAAACAGGAAAACGCACTATAAAATTCTAGGTTATTACTGTTCTTATTGCCATTGGTGagaatttttattcttactttGAACAgtatagaaatgaaaatttagaaAAGCCCTAccaaaggagaaattaaaggagaaataaaaacaaaacaatgggTTTCATATTACCTAATACTGTAATACAGAGCTTTTCTTGAAACTGTTTGTGGTAAAAGGGAGAATAGtaaaataatcatagaatcacagaatggtttgggttggaagggaccttaaagaccatctagttccaccccccctggCATGGGCAgagacaccttccactagaccaggttgctccaagccccatccaacctggccttgaacactgccagggatggggaatccacagcctctctgggcaacctgttccagtgcctcaccaccctcacagtgaagaacttcttccttatatctaatctaaatcaacattctttcagtttaaagccattaccccttgtcctttcactacatgcccttgtaaaaagggCATAATCATCATAGAAGACTAAAATTTCCTCTTGCTTGTATGACTGAAgctctgaagtcagtgaaaatgCTGACTTTAGTCTTCTGCAGacctttgttatttttattgtgagTTTGTCACATTAACTGATACAAGGTTGTGGTGAGGCCAAGCTAAAGAATGGAGCGTGCTGTAAGCATGACGGGCCACAATACTGCAGGAGCCATTCAATTTGGGACAAATCAGCATCTCTAAAGCTTTAGAAGAGCTGTTTGCAGAACGCTTTCCCCAAAccaaatcctttttcctttctcttttcagcttgATTTCTGGATAAATCCGTccacccctgccctccctgtgGATGTGCGAATCCCCGCTAACAGCGTCCAAGCAGTCAAAGCCTTTCTGGAGTCCCATGGGATTGAGTACTCCACCCTGATCGAAGACCTGCAGGTAGGCAATGCTACTTGGCACTTATTTAGCTTTTATATCCTTTGGAAACAAATAGTGATTCACAATCTGGCCTCATTCATTAACATGGACTCTTCTATACTCTGCTTTCCGTGAGGTCCTCCCCTTATTTTTTGTAATCTGTGGATTAATTTCTCAAAGACGATCTGTGGATTAATTTCTCAAAGACGATCTGTGGATCACTGCTGCACTGGGAAGCTGTGGAGATCACTCTGCAGATGCTATCTGAAACCATGCTGAATAGTGACATGAATAAACTCATAGGCTCCATGGGGTTGTTCTGATAACCCCTGAGGAATTTCGTGTGGTCTTTTGGCCTCGGACGTTTGGAAATCACAACACTAAAGTTACTCATAAATCAGTAAACTCTGTTAAAAGTAGTTCAGGATCATGGTCTGAAAGAACTGCACACCACCATGTTAGAGTAAAGTCACCCACCTGGGCACTAATCCAGCATTTCTTCATGAGCAGTAATCCCAAAATGGCATCTAAAATAGCATTAACTCAGCAAAAAtactgccttcccccccccccccccgcccaagcTTTTCAATGCTATTCTTGTTCATCTTAAGACATGTTTAAAACTTAATGCTGACCATTTGAACACTGGTATTCTTGCCCACTTTGCTACAGATACATTCAGCAGAAACATGTCTTTGCTCCATAGCTGCAGGAAGTTTGGGTCTGGGGCTGGAGTCAGTATGCAGCACCACCATTTCATTATTCGAGATAAACATTTGGTCAGAAGTTTGCAAATTAAGCAGGCTTTTCTCAACATTTGAGTGTCTTCTTTTAGGTTGTTCTagataaagaaaagcaagatatGGCCTGCAGTCAGCAAAGGGATcgcagcagcaacagcttcaACTATGGAACTTACAATTCTTTAGATTCTGTGAGTACCTCAGCTTTGGGGAAAGAGGATTCTTTATTATGCCCTTTTTTCATGCTGTCTTCAATTAAACATCCTATATTAGGATCTAAAATGTCGTTCTATCTTCTTTTGGcgtgtttttaaatatattaattttgtgGTCAGCACAATGAGCCAGCGCTCTCCCTGACAGAATGTTGTAACAGGCAAGTGTTGACGATACTTTTTCACACACTCTTCTGCAGAGTTCTGTCAAAACACTTCCTTCTGACCCTCAAAAGCGattgagaaataaatgaatCTTGAAATAGGGAAATATAGGAAACCAGTAGCTatccagcagagcagagggtaAGGTATTTTTATTACCAGAAGCTCTTAAAGAGGGTTTTGAACTTATTCCTGAAATAAGTAGATCTTGATGATATAGCAGTGCTTCCTTCTACTTTGTAATGTTAGGAACAGCACTGACTACACTGACATAAGGTGAGACGGGGCTTTGAAGAGGTCATAGTAATGAaggcaaaaggagagaaaagtagATTTCATCAAGTCCTATAACTGTTCTGGGCAGTACTATACTTAAATGTAATGTAAATGTCATCatgacttttcatttcagatttatgCCGAACTCGATCATCTTGCATCTGAGTTTAGCAACATTGTCAGTAAGCTGAAGATTGGGGAATCCTATGAAAAGCGGCCTTTGTATGTGCTCAAGGTATGACACATAACATATCACAGAATGTGtgcatacatatgtgtatacatacactAACATACATATGAATTATAGATACAGCACAATTCAGTCCAAAGCATCCCAGTCTGTATGGGATGTTCTTGACTGAAAGGTGTCAGTGagagttttaaaactttgtctTGTTTGGCAGTTCAGCACTGGAGGAAGGAACCGTCCCGCAATCTGGATTGATGCTGGTATCCATTCCCGAGAGTGGGTCACCCAAGCGAGTGCAGTGTGGATAGCTAAAAAGGTCACTTCAGCAgtgattggtttttttttcttttatcttggGAATGCCTCTGACTATTTAAAAGTATATCACACCTGCATGTGTTTAGCCAGCTCTGCTAACTCCCCTTCACCCCTCTTAAAACACAGCTGACTCCAGAGGGAAGATGGCAGCTGCCTAGACAAAGAATTGAAAAATGCTATGTATTGGtagagcagctgggagaagtttAGGCAGCCAAAATGTAGTAGCTCAGGTGAAACCGTTGAGGACTGCAGGGCTAATAGTTATACAAATAACTGAGGACTTTTTGAAGATTAGTTTGCTGCTTTGGTCTGCCGACACAGAGAAACACAGTGTCGTTGGTTACCTTCCGCAAAGTGCCAAATCTTCCAGCTCTAtataaatgagaatttaaatTCCGCTGCAAATGACTAAGCCACCAGAGAAGTGCAGCACAGCTGCGTATTCCCATCCTGGCTAATCCATCTCAATCTTAGTGCCAGCCTTGGCCCATTCTCTgggacaggcaggagaaaaTTTTGTTGCCCTCTTCCATTAACTTCCTGTCTTTAgaataaaatagtaaaacagATTCATTGCTCTCTCCAAGCTCCAAGTCTAACGAGGAACAGTTATAGCCAGcagataattaatttttcttgtttgcctGCTCCGAAAGCCAGATTTGCCTCTGTACCTAGCTGTTCGAGCATAAGCATGTGGGAAAGAAATATATTGGTAATCACGGTGTACGATATTGTCTCTGCTTAGATTGCCTCTGACTATGGGAAGGATCCATCCATCACCTCTCTGCTGAACAAAATGGACATTTTCCTGCTGACAGTCTCAAACCCCGATGGCTATGTATTCACTCACACCACAGTGAGTAAGCACGCTGTGTGTCTAAGCTGATTTAGAAAGCTGTCATGCTCTTCCAGGTGAACAGTAAATGTGAGGGAAGTAGGCTCTGAAAGTCCATTTGTTAATGCTCTAAGAAGGACCTACAAAAAGAGTTGGGCAGCCAAAGATACTAATTACTTGTCTAACCCATCTTAACCCACCAGCCCTTTGATTGTTGTCCACTGGCCCATCTTGGCAGTCAGCCCATCAGAAATAATCTTAGGCTTGTGCCTAGGATCGCTTCCTGATGCATGGCAACTATTTCTGGGTAGCAGTTTTAACGCAAGGACCAAGATTTGCTCCTTTTTGAAGCCAtagcatttctttgttttagaaTCGCATGTGGCGGAAGACCCGCTCCAAGAATCAAGGCAGTCCGTGTGTTGGAGTTGATCCAAACAGGAACTGGGATGCAGGTTTTGGAGGTAGGAATGAAGTTTCTGGATTCTGGCTGTCACTGAGAAGAAAGTTCCCTCTCATGTTCCCGGATCCTGTTACACAGGACCAGCAATCACCTTAATATAAaggattcagaaagaaaatggtccAATAGGATGGTAGCTGTCTTTTGTAAGGTAATTTCATCTTGATTAATTGCCAGTGAGCACAAGATGAAGGCAGTCATCTGTATCTTCTAGAAGTTCGTCCCTCGAGTATTCATGCTCTGTTGCTGCTCTTTGAGCATTTATTAGTATTTAAAGCCTTGCCTTTGCCTGAAGACCTGTTCTTAGGAAAGCCTGGCTTTGTGTTGGTCTGCTTTGACCTTTTGTGAATGCCAGTTCTTACAGGTTTGCCTTTGTTCCTTCTTTGCACCAACAGGTCCTGGAGCCAGCAGTAATCCCTGTTCTGACTCTTACCGTGGGCCCAGGGCCAACTCAGAGGTGGAAGTTAAATCCGTTGTCAACTTTATTAAGAATCATGGAAACATCCGGGCCTTCCTCACC from Aquila chrysaetos chrysaetos chromosome 5, bAquChr1.4, whole genome shotgun sequence carries:
- the LOC115342077 gene encoding carboxypeptidase A2-like; amino-acid sequence: MKLILIFSALFGASLCLESFVGHQVLRIKTRNEEEVKKLQLLDSLEHLELDFWINPSTPALPVDVRIPANSVQAVKAFLESHGIEYSTLIEDLQVVLDKEKQDMACSQQRDRSSNSFNYGTYNSLDSIYAELDHLASEFSNIVSKLKIGESYEKRPLYVLKFSTGGRNRPAIWIDAGIHSREWVTQASAVWIAKKIASDYGKDPSITSLLNKMDIFLLTVSNPDGYVFTHTTNRMWRKTRSKNQGSPCVGVDPNRNWDAGFGGPGASSNPCSDSYRGPRANSEVEVKSVVNFIKNHGNIRAFLTLHSYSQLLMYPYGYKCTKPADYAELDALGRAAANSIQSLYGTTFTVGSICTTIYQASGGSIDWSYDYGIKYSFAFELRDTGRYGFLLPVNQIIPTAEETWLGLKTIMEHVRDNSY